From one Brevibacterium sp. 'Marine' genomic stretch:
- a CDS encoding DivIVA domain-containing protein has translation MPLWIVIGVAAAVFVLVFVVAATFNVFSSETIDEAEERWTGLPAEFTGEDLESVRFRPALRGYRMDDVDEAMAMLRARLIELESAAASDGPETAAGPR, from the coding sequence ATGCCTCTGTGGATTGTCATCGGTGTCGCTGCCGCGGTCTTCGTCCTCGTATTCGTCGTCGCAGCGACCTTCAACGTCTTCTCTTCCGAAACCATCGACGAGGCCGAAGAGCGCTGGACCGGGCTGCCTGCGGAGTTCACCGGCGAGGACCTGGAATCGGTGCGGTTCCGGCCCGCCCTGCGCGGCTACCGGATGGACGACGTCGACGAGGCCATGGCGATGCTACGCGCACGCCTGATCGAACTCGAATCCGCAGCTGCCTCTGACGGACCGGAAACGGCTGCCGGACCACGATGA
- a CDS encoding DUF3117 domain-containing protein has protein sequence MAAQKPRTGDGPLEVTEEGRSMVMRLPVEGGGRLVIELSRDEATGLHDTLAKTLGL, from the coding sequence ATGGCAGCCCAGAAACCCCGCACCGGCGACGGACCTCTGGAAGTGACCGAAGAAGGCCGAAGCATGGTGATGCGGCTTCCAGTCGAAGGCGGAGGCCGCCTGGTGATCGAACTCAGCAGAGACGAAGCCACCGGACTCCACGACACCCTCGCCAAGACACTGGGGCTCTGA
- a CDS encoding class I SAM-dependent methyltransferase — MARENAGDLTFSEQFNGPDPLLDAARTHSHEFGIAPVSQTTAKTLTLLARLLTPVAAVEVGTGVGTSTLSLLRGMPTAGILTSIDTNSTTQSAARDLVDMAGIRPGRLRLMSGRAEEVLKRLAPSAYDMVFIDVEPGSLERMIEPSLRLLDAQGLLVIHKTLLKGAVADPVDRSPRTQAARSLLNRIAEQEGLERVLLPIGEGLLLLQKAR, encoded by the coding sequence TTGGCACGCGAAAATGCAGGTGATCTCACCTTCTCGGAACAGTTCAACGGTCCCGATCCGCTGCTCGACGCCGCTCGCACCCATTCACATGAGTTCGGGATCGCGCCGGTCTCCCAGACCACGGCGAAGACCCTGACTCTCCTGGCGCGCCTCCTCACTCCGGTCGCAGCTGTCGAAGTCGGCACCGGAGTCGGAACATCGACCCTGTCGCTGCTGCGCGGAATGCCCACCGCCGGGATACTGACGTCGATCGACACGAATTCCACGACCCAGAGCGCCGCGCGGGATCTCGTCGACATGGCCGGGATCAGACCTGGTCGGCTGCGTCTGATGAGCGGCCGCGCCGAAGAGGTGCTCAAGCGACTCGCCCCGTCGGCCTATGACATGGTCTTCATCGACGTGGAGCCGGGCAGCCTGGAGAGGATGATCGAGCCCTCTCTGCGGCTGCTCGACGCTCAGGGGCTGTTGGTCATCCACAAGACTCTGCTCAAGGGCGCCGTCGCCGATCCCGTCGATCGCAGTCCTCGCACTCAGGCTGCCCGCAGCTTGCTCAATCGCATCGCAGAACAGGAAGGCCTCGAACGGGTGCTGCTGCCCATCGGCGAAGGGCTGCTGCTTCTGCAGAAGGCCCGGTGA
- a CDS encoding MGMT family protein, which produces MDEIAVERVLRIVELVPAARVVAYGTVGAVADCSPRYVGRVMREFGSNVTWWRVVNAAGILPPEIFARARIHWDAEGTAHSHARVEREAFLDVDELDRLWRTHGIEPECG; this is translated from the coding sequence GTGGACGAGATAGCCGTCGAACGGGTGCTGCGCATCGTCGAACTCGTTCCCGCCGCTCGTGTCGTCGCCTACGGCACGGTCGGTGCCGTCGCCGACTGCTCACCCCGCTACGTCGGTCGGGTGATGCGGGAATTCGGGTCGAACGTCACGTGGTGGCGAGTCGTCAACGCGGCCGGGATCCTGCCGCCGGAGATCTTCGCCCGAGCCCGCATCCACTGGGATGCTGAGGGCACTGCGCACTCACATGCGCGCGTCGAACGCGAAGCGTTCCTCGACGTCGACGAACTCGATCGGCTGTGGCGCACCCACGGAATCGAACCCGAATGCGGTTAG
- a CDS encoding twin-arginine translocase TatA/TatE family subunit — MFGINGTEMVILVVVALVVIGPKRLPEYAQKLRDFVRQMRRMAEGAKDSVRRDFGDDFKDVDWQKLDPRQYDPRRIVREALVEEDAAIRESKRQERATQESSPTESAGAATSTQTDTEAAPTRERSPIERFQAQVTLRDRGVAAPFDPEST; from the coding sequence ATGTTCGGTATCAACGGCACCGAAATGGTGATTCTGGTCGTTGTGGCCTTGGTCGTGATCGGACCCAAACGCCTGCCCGAATACGCTCAGAAGCTGCGGGATTTCGTGCGACAGATGCGCCGCATGGCCGAAGGCGCGAAGGACAGCGTCCGACGCGATTTCGGCGACGACTTCAAGGACGTGGACTGGCAGAAGCTCGACCCGCGTCAGTACGATCCGCGCCGGATCGTGCGTGAGGCCCTCGTCGAAGAGGATGCGGCCATCCGCGAATCCAAACGTCAGGAACGTGCAACTCAGGAATCGTCGCCCACTGAGTCCGCAGGCGCTGCAACGTCGACTCAGACCGACACCGAGGCGGCCCCCACCCGGGAGCGGTCACCCATCGAACGGTTCCAGGCCCAGGTCACCCTGCGCGATCGCGGGGTTGCGGCGCCGTTCGACCCCGAATCCACCTGA
- a CDS encoding Mrp/NBP35 family ATP-binding protein — protein sequence MADPSVDAVIQALTGVIDPEIRRSIVELDMVGSIDIDDGKVTVTVLLTIAGCPLKDTITKDTEAAVARVDGVTEVVVVLGTMSPEQRKAMKEKLQGSGTRDIPFNRPESLTKVYAVASGKGGVGKSSVTANLAVSLAEKGLRVGVVDADIYGFSIPGMLGLSGKPTRVDEMILPQISHGVKVMSIGMFVPPNQAVVWRGPMLHRALQQFLTDVFWGDLDVLLLDLPPGTGDIAISVAQLLPASELLVVTTPQSAAAQVAERAGSIATQTKQALAGVIENMSWMEMPDGTRIEVFGSGGGASVAENLTATVEHEVPLLAQIPLDTRLREGSDAGTPVVLGSPESPAAQAFDALAESLRRRSRGLSGRSLGLSPV from the coding sequence ATGGCTGATCCCTCTGTGGACGCTGTGATTCAGGCGCTGACCGGGGTCATCGATCCTGAGATCCGCCGCAGCATCGTCGAACTCGATATGGTCGGATCGATCGACATCGACGACGGCAAGGTCACCGTCACCGTTCTCCTCACGATCGCCGGGTGCCCGCTGAAGGACACGATCACCAAGGACACGGAGGCCGCAGTGGCCCGGGTCGACGGGGTCACCGAGGTCGTTGTCGTGCTGGGCACGATGAGCCCCGAGCAGCGCAAGGCGATGAAGGAGAAGCTGCAGGGCTCCGGCACCCGCGACATCCCGTTCAACCGCCCGGAGTCTCTGACCAAGGTCTATGCCGTTGCGTCCGGAAAGGGCGGAGTCGGAAAATCCTCGGTGACGGCGAATCTCGCGGTGTCTCTGGCGGAGAAGGGGCTGCGCGTCGGCGTCGTCGATGCCGATATCTACGGCTTCTCCATCCCCGGCATGCTCGGACTCTCCGGAAAGCCGACCCGAGTCGATGAGATGATCCTGCCGCAGATCTCCCACGGCGTGAAGGTGATGAGCATCGGCATGTTCGTCCCACCGAATCAGGCCGTCGTCTGGCGCGGTCCGATGCTCCATCGCGCCCTGCAGCAGTTCCTCACGGATGTGTTCTGGGGCGACCTCGACGTGCTCCTGCTCGATCTGCCTCCCGGCACAGGAGATATCGCGATCTCCGTGGCACAGCTGCTTCCCGCATCCGAGCTCCTCGTCGTCACCACACCTCAGTCAGCGGCCGCTCAGGTCGCCGAACGCGCTGGATCCATCGCCACACAGACGAAGCAGGCGTTGGCGGGAGTCATCGAGAACATGTCGTGGATGGAGATGCCCGACGGCACTCGAATTGAGGTGTTCGGATCCGGCGGAGGTGCCAGTGTCGCCGAGAACCTCACCGCCACCGTCGAACACGAGGTTCCGCTGCTCGCTCAGATCCCCTTGGACACCCGTCTGCGGGAAGGATCGGATGCCGGCACCCCGGTCGTGCTCGGCAGCCCCGAGTCTCCTGCGGCTCAGGCCTTCGACGCTCTCGCAGAGTCGCTGCGGCGACGCAGTAGGGGCCTGTCCGGCAGATCTCTGGGCCTGAGCCCGGTGTGA
- a CDS encoding DUF1003 domain-containing protein, with product MAVDDFEIPRSSKRRLPSFTVSPETFGRGAEAFARFMGTPAFLVGMTVFCAVWLLWNTLLPESWQFDPRSLNFTLLTLILSLQASYAAPLILLAENRSTDRDRVEFEHDRQRAERNLADTEYLAREVAALRIAMREVATRDFIRSELKDLLKELEEEKQDGHRAEDLDSPASEQRRGGPRGG from the coding sequence ATGGCCGTCGATGATTTCGAGATCCCGAGGTCGAGCAAACGCCGACTGCCGAGCTTCACCGTCTCCCCCGAGACCTTCGGCCGCGGAGCCGAAGCCTTTGCCCGGTTCATGGGCACTCCGGCGTTCCTCGTCGGGATGACGGTGTTCTGTGCCGTGTGGCTGCTGTGGAACACCCTGCTGCCCGAGTCGTGGCAGTTCGACCCGAGGTCGCTGAACTTCACTCTGCTGACCCTCATCCTCTCCCTGCAGGCCTCCTACGCAGCTCCGCTGATCCTGCTCGCGGAGAACCGCAGCACCGACCGGGACCGCGTCGAGTTCGAACACGATCGGCAGCGCGCCGAACGCAACCTCGCCGACACCGAGTACCTGGCACGGGAGGTCGCGGCGCTGCGCATCGCCATGCGTGAGGTCGCCACCCGCGACTTCATCCGCTCGGAGCTGAAAGATCTGCTCAAGGAGCTGGAAGAAGAGAAGCAGGACGGCCACCGCGCCGAGGATCTCGACTCCCCAGCCTCGGAACAGCGCCGAGGCGGCCCCCGCGGCGGATGA
- a CDS encoding CBS domain-containing protein, whose amino-acid sequence MSGPPKRVFVARLVSAPVFDPLGDQVGRVRDAVLVYRATMRQSPRVIGLVVEVPGRRRVFVPMGRVTAIDSGQVITTGLVNMRRFEQRESETLVMNDLLDRRLRLREDNSPVLIEDVGIEQQVNKDWEVTRLFVRRVPERSAFAAFRRRGETKQIDWTDADHPVDSEVDQEATQLIAAYQDTKPADLADVLFEMNSARRLQVARALDDERLADVVEELPAETQIEILTGLDTERAVTVLEEMAPDDAADLLGELSDEQAERFLTLMEPDEAEDVRTLLAYDDDTAGGLMTTEPVILTPEATVAEALAHVRREDLPAALAAAVFVCRQPVETPTGKYLGLVHIQEMLRHPPHEAVGIMLDTEVEPLSPETPLGEVAKLLAAYNLVSVPITDDNDRLVGVVTVDDVLDELLPEDWRTTGRDDRSRG is encoded by the coding sequence ATGAGTGGTCCACCGAAAAGAGTCTTCGTCGCTCGACTCGTCTCCGCCCCCGTGTTCGACCCACTCGGCGATCAGGTCGGCCGTGTCCGCGACGCCGTCCTCGTCTACCGTGCGACGATGCGGCAGTCCCCCCGCGTCATCGGCCTCGTCGTCGAGGTGCCCGGCCGGCGCCGTGTCTTCGTGCCGATGGGCCGGGTCACCGCAATCGATTCCGGTCAGGTCATCACCACCGGTCTGGTGAATATGCGGCGCTTCGAGCAGCGCGAGTCCGAGACTTTGGTGATGAATGATCTGCTCGACCGGCGCCTGCGGCTGCGGGAGGACAACTCACCGGTGCTCATCGAAGACGTCGGCATCGAGCAGCAGGTGAACAAGGACTGGGAGGTCACCCGCCTGTTCGTGCGGCGCGTGCCCGAACGCAGCGCCTTCGCCGCGTTCCGCCGCCGTGGTGAGACCAAGCAGATCGATTGGACGGACGCCGACCATCCGGTGGATTCCGAGGTCGACCAGGAAGCCACCCAGCTCATCGCCGCCTATCAGGACACGAAGCCTGCCGACCTCGCCGATGTGCTCTTCGAGATGAACTCGGCCCGGCGCCTTCAGGTGGCCCGAGCCCTCGATGACGAACGTCTCGCCGATGTGGTCGAGGAGCTGCCGGCCGAAACCCAGATCGAGATCCTCACAGGACTCGACACCGAACGTGCCGTGACCGTGCTCGAAGAAATGGCACCCGATGATGCTGCCGACCTCCTCGGCGAGCTCAGTGATGAACAGGCCGAACGGTTCCTGACGCTGATGGAGCCCGACGAGGCCGAAGATGTGCGGACGCTGCTGGCCTACGATGACGACACCGCGGGCGGCCTGATGACGACCGAGCCCGTGATCCTGACCCCGGAGGCCACGGTCGCGGAGGCGCTGGCCCATGTGCGTCGGGAAGACCTGCCGGCTGCCCTGGCCGCTGCGGTCTTCGTCTGCCGCCAGCCGGTGGAGACCCCGACGGGCAAGTATCTGGGTCTCGTCCACATCCAGGAGATGCTGCGCCATCCGCCGCACGAGGCGGTGGGCATCATGCTCGACACCGAGGTCGAACCGCTGTCGCCCGAGACTCCCCTCGGCGAGGTGGCGAAGCTGCTGGCCGCGTACAATCTGGTGTCGGTGCCGATCACCGATGACAACGATCGCCTCGTCGGTGTGGTCACCGTCGATGACGTCCTCGACGAGCTTCTGCCCGAGGACTGGCGAACCACCGGTCGTGACGATCGCAGCAGGGGGTAG
- a CDS encoding calcineurin-like phosphoesterase family protein has product MQTRRIRPRTAAAGLGACAALALFAPFLSPTEAIAADVPAELYEGHVQVDRGKAADPQKFTGQVFDDVNENSKLDGDEEGVSGVAVSNGVDVVLTDGGGRYELPVRENMTVSITQPSGWQVPVDEDKIAQFSYNHLPDGSGDLEFGGIEPTGETPKAVNFPMIESQASAQDDQNCPIASDTQAYDTTEMGYARDGAVGDLADRSDYGACGVLLLGDNVGDDLSLNDELRDIYSQMNGPVRVAPGNHDQDYDAVDDSHALDTFRDQFGPSYFSYDVGKTHFVVLDSIEYEGKANRKKYKEKISQEQLTWLENDLKNVPKNAQVVIATHAPILTHKDVVVDNAKDFYDVIADYPNAVTVGGHTHTQENLVAGQTRKEWAAAGIEKLPNTQIVAGAVSGDWYSGGLNADGLPYAFTQDASEPGVLTLEYDGASRSERYTVRGESDDHQLLLGVNSPEWRDWAQKAQEWQDADREGDAPEAVSERVVTRDDLKQGETWLTSSFLAGTSDARVEVSFDGKAPKRSEHTQPGKGEALAKGWEYTDPYTASQNLRTSGNVGQSSSHLWRTAIPSDLDLGTHTAEVTGTDRYGRDFTESVRFTVVEDEAAAKTESQKLLRQDGFDAQQKKEVRDPSGLDSDEAQSARND; this is encoded by the coding sequence ATGCAGACACGACGAATCCGCCCGCGCACCGCTGCCGCAGGCCTGGGAGCCTGCGCCGCACTCGCGCTCTTCGCCCCGTTTCTCTCGCCCACGGAGGCGATCGCAGCAGACGTTCCGGCCGAGCTCTACGAAGGCCACGTCCAGGTCGACCGCGGCAAGGCCGCCGACCCGCAGAAGTTCACCGGTCAGGTCTTCGACGACGTCAATGAGAACTCGAAGCTCGACGGTGATGAGGAGGGCGTCTCCGGCGTCGCGGTGAGCAATGGAGTCGACGTCGTCCTCACGGACGGAGGCGGACGCTACGAACTGCCCGTGCGAGAGAACATGACCGTCTCGATCACTCAGCCCTCAGGATGGCAGGTGCCCGTCGACGAGGACAAGATCGCACAGTTCAGCTACAACCATCTGCCGGACGGCTCCGGAGACCTCGAGTTCGGAGGCATCGAACCGACCGGTGAGACACCGAAGGCCGTGAACTTTCCGATGATCGAGTCGCAGGCCTCGGCGCAGGACGACCAGAACTGCCCGATCGCCTCCGATACCCAGGCGTATGACACGACCGAGATGGGCTACGCCCGCGACGGTGCCGTCGGCGACCTCGCCGACCGCAGCGATTACGGGGCCTGCGGTGTGCTTCTGCTCGGCGACAACGTCGGTGACGACCTCAGCCTCAATGACGAACTGCGAGATATCTACTCGCAGATGAACGGCCCCGTGCGAGTGGCACCGGGCAACCACGATCAGGACTACGACGCGGTCGACGATTCGCACGCCCTCGATACCTTCCGCGACCAGTTCGGTCCCTCGTATTTCTCCTATGACGTCGGCAAGACCCACTTCGTCGTGCTCGACAGCATCGAGTACGAAGGCAAGGCGAACCGGAAGAAGTACAAGGAGAAGATCAGTCAGGAGCAGCTGACCTGGCTGGAGAACGATCTGAAGAACGTTCCGAAGAACGCTCAGGTCGTCATCGCCACCCACGCGCCCATCCTCACGCACAAAGACGTCGTCGTCGACAATGCGAAGGACTTCTACGACGTCATCGCCGACTACCCGAACGCGGTGACTGTCGGCGGGCACACGCATACTCAGGAGAACCTCGTGGCAGGTCAGACGCGGAAGGAATGGGCCGCGGCCGGGATCGAGAAACTGCCGAATACACAGATCGTGGCCGGCGCCGTCTCCGGAGACTGGTACTCCGGCGGACTCAATGCCGACGGACTGCCGTACGCATTCACCCAAGATGCTTCGGAGCCGGGCGTGCTCACCCTCGAATACGACGGTGCTTCGCGCAGCGAACGCTACACCGTGCGAGGCGAGTCCGATGATCACCAGCTGCTGCTCGGAGTGAATTCGCCCGAGTGGCGCGACTGGGCGCAGAAGGCACAGGAGTGGCAGGACGCGGACAGGGAAGGCGATGCCCCGGAGGCGGTGTCCGAACGCGTCGTCACCCGCGATGACCTCAAGCAGGGCGAGACCTGGCTGACCTCGAGCTTCCTCGCCGGAACCTCAGACGCCCGCGTGGAGGTCAGCTTCGACGGCAAGGCGCCGAAGCGGTCCGAGCACACTCAGCCGGGCAAGGGTGAAGCCTTGGCCAAGGGCTGGGAGTACACCGACCCGTACACGGCCTCGCAGAACCTGCGGACGTCGGGCAATGTGGGCCAGTCGAGCTCGCATCTGTGGCGGACCGCGATCCCGTCGGACCTCGATCTGGGCACTCACACCGCCGAGGTGACCGGAACCGATCGCTACGGTCGTGACTTCACCGAGTCGGTCCGGTTCACCGTGGTCGAGGATGAGGCCGCAGCGAAGACCGAATCGCAGAAGCTGCTGCGTCAGGACGGCTTCGATGCTCAGCAGAAGAAGGAAGTCCGGGATCCGTCGGGTCTCGACTCCGACGAGGCTCAGTCGGCACGCAACGACTGA
- a CDS encoding P1 family peptidase translates to MTPDAASRPGSDACSGPVRGRGILEIPGIRLGHAGELTDTRLTGITTVLPPPGSTIGVDVRGGGPATRETDVIAPGTHSYGADAIVLTGGSAFGLGAVSGVVDTLAEAGLGFPAPGLADTVIPLVPAAAIYDLGRGKGSVAPPRPDEGTEATRAALSGQTGEVRGSIGAGTGARSGLQTLRGGLGSFAVRLPSGTTVAALVAANSLGTIGTPSGGLWLDPLLRSVGLDLPTVHGLPAAPPPSSAASAKNTTIAIIATDARLDPAQTTRMASGAHAGISRAVQPSHTLFDGDTVFGIATGAQDLPSDRDAATRELVMISAAAADALSLAILDAHASATPVDSAWGQPPTLSEIAPGFTSKFTAL, encoded by the coding sequence ATGACCCCGGATGCCGCCAGCAGGCCGGGTTCGGACGCATGCTCCGGCCCGGTCCGCGGGCGCGGAATCCTCGAGATCCCCGGCATCCGCCTCGGTCATGCCGGTGAACTCACCGACACCCGTCTGACCGGGATCACCACTGTGCTGCCCCCACCAGGGTCGACCATCGGCGTCGATGTCCGCGGCGGCGGTCCCGCCACCCGTGAGACCGATGTCATCGCGCCGGGAACACACTCCTACGGTGCCGATGCCATCGTCCTCACCGGCGGATCCGCGTTCGGCTTGGGCGCCGTATCCGGTGTCGTCGACACCCTCGCCGAGGCGGGACTCGGGTTCCCCGCTCCCGGACTGGCCGATACGGTCATTCCGCTCGTTCCCGCGGCCGCGATCTACGATCTCGGCCGCGGGAAAGGTTCCGTGGCGCCGCCGAGACCGGACGAAGGCACCGAGGCGACACGAGCGGCACTGTCCGGACAGACGGGCGAGGTCCGAGGCAGCATCGGGGCAGGCACAGGAGCACGGTCCGGGCTTCAGACCCTGCGGGGTGGACTCGGATCCTTCGCCGTCCGTCTGCCCAGCGGGACCACTGTCGCGGCTCTTGTCGCGGCGAATTCGCTGGGGACGATCGGCACACCGTCAGGCGGTCTGTGGTTGGACCCGCTGCTGCGCTCAGTCGGCCTCGATCTGCCCACGGTCCACGGACTTCCCGCTGCACCGCCACCGAGCTCGGCTGCCTCGGCGAAGAACACGACGATCGCGATCATCGCCACCGACGCGCGACTCGATCCGGCCCAGACCACACGGATGGCCTCGGGAGCACACGCCGGCATCTCGCGAGCCGTGCAGCCTTCGCACACTCTCTTCGACGGCGATACGGTCTTCGGCATCGCCACCGGAGCCCAGGATCTGCCCTCCGATCGTGACGCCGCCACCCGAGAGCTCGTGATGATCTCCGCTGCGGCGGCCGATGCGCTGAGCTTGGCGATCCTCGACGCCCATGCTTCGGCGACCCCCGTCGACAGCGCCTGGGGACAGCCGCCGACGCTGAGCGAGATCGCACCGGGCTTCACCTCGAAGTTCACCGCGCTCTGA
- a CDS encoding aminopeptidase P family protein, with translation MTEHNSELPDSTQDLADRVNNRSHRPNSTAFRDFVASGWDRTPLNAEALAAAGFTPARRDAVSAAFPGERLVVPAGGLKVRSNDTDYRFRAHSAFIHLTGLEADSEPDAVLVFEPEGDGHDVTLYFRPRAGADTEEFFSDSRYGEYWVGPRADLEAMSLMTGIATANSATVDDAITKDLGAISVRLVRQADARIDGVIDLARTQVQADLETSEAGDAELAQMLSELRLIKDDHEIAQLREAVAITRAGFDNVVASLPTALGHRRGERIVETAFETAARSDGNGVGYDTIAASGNNACTLHWIRNDGQVRDGDLILVDAGAEADSLYTADITRTLPVSGTFSQVQAKIYDAVLEASDAAFAVAAEHTDRPVKFREVHEAAMEVIATRLEEFGVLPVSAAVSLSPEGQQHRRWMVHGTSHHLGLDVHDCAQARAEMYLDATIEPGMIFTIEPGLYFKSDDLLLPEEFRGNGVRIEDDVLVTADGVENLSADFPRTRTEIEAWVQGRDRDR, from the coding sequence ATGACAGAGCACAATTCAGAACTCCCAGACTCGACACAGGACCTCGCAGACCGCGTGAACAATCGCTCGCATCGACCGAATTCCACCGCCTTCCGCGACTTCGTCGCCTCCGGTTGGGATCGCACACCTCTCAATGCCGAGGCTCTCGCCGCCGCCGGTTTCACCCCGGCACGCCGGGACGCCGTCTCGGCAGCCTTCCCCGGTGAGCGGCTCGTCGTCCCCGCCGGCGGACTCAAGGTCCGCTCGAACGACACCGACTACCGTTTCCGCGCCCATTCCGCGTTCATCCATCTCACCGGCCTGGAGGCCGATTCCGAGCCCGACGCCGTTCTCGTCTTCGAACCCGAGGGCGACGGCCACGACGTGACACTGTACTTCCGTCCTCGAGCCGGCGCCGACACCGAAGAGTTCTTCTCCGATTCCCGCTACGGCGAATATTGGGTCGGACCCCGTGCCGACCTCGAGGCCATGTCCCTCATGACCGGCATCGCCACGGCGAACTCCGCCACCGTCGATGACGCCATCACGAAAGACCTCGGTGCCATCTCCGTCCGCCTCGTCCGTCAGGCCGATGCTCGCATCGACGGAGTCATCGACCTCGCTCGCACCCAGGTCCAAGCCGATCTCGAGACGTCCGAGGCCGGAGATGCGGAACTGGCCCAGATGCTCTCCGAGCTGCGCCTGATCAAGGACGACCACGAGATCGCCCAGCTGCGCGAAGCCGTCGCCATCACCCGAGCCGGATTCGACAATGTGGTGGCATCGCTGCCGACCGCACTCGGACACCGCCGGGGAGAACGAATCGTCGAAACCGCGTTCGAAACCGCTGCCCGCTCCGACGGCAACGGGGTCGGCTATGACACGATCGCCGCCTCGGGCAACAATGCCTGCACACTGCACTGGATCCGCAACGACGGCCAGGTCCGGGACGGTGACCTCATCCTCGTCGACGCCGGAGCCGAAGCGGATTCGCTCTACACAGCGGACATCACACGCACCCTGCCCGTCTCAGGAACATTCAGTCAGGTGCAGGCGAAGATCTACGATGCCGTACTCGAAGCCTCCGACGCCGCCTTCGCCGTGGCCGCCGAACACACCGACCGTCCCGTGAAGTTCCGAGAGGTCCACGAGGCGGCCATGGAGGTCATCGCGACGCGTCTCGAAGAGTTCGGCGTGCTGCCGGTCTCCGCCGCCGTTTCGCTGTCGCCGGAAGGACAGCAGCACCGCCGGTGGATGGTCCACGGCACCAGCCACCACCTCGGCCTCGACGTCCATGACTGCGCGCAGGCGAGAGCGGAGATGTACCTGGACGCCACCATCGAGCCGGGAATGATCTTCACCATCGAACCCGGACTGTACTTCAAGTCCGACGACCTGCTGCTGCCCGAGGAGTTCCGCGGCAATGGTGTCCGCATCGAGGACGACGTGCTCGTCACCGCCGACGGAGTGGAGAATCTCTCCGCCGACTTCCCCCGCACCCGAACCGAGATCGAAGCCTGGGTGCAGGGACGGGACCGGGACCGCTGA
- a CDS encoding PHP domain-containing protein encodes MVIDLHVHTAFSDGTQTPSELISEASMEGIDVVGLTDHDTTAGWTLAEDAARVYGLGLVRGMEISCRYEGISVHLLSYLHDPYDTGLAEVVQETRRARLDRTHLIIERLAEDYPIDMDAVLSVSGEDATIGRPHIADALVAAGVVETRTEAFSSILSSQGKYHVSLPTIDPITAIGLIREAGGVSVFAHPRAAMRGRVVPDSAITDFIAAGLDGLEVDHRDNPPQEREAMRRLAHEHDLIITGSSDYHGTGKPNRLGEHVTSDHMLAKLLERAASRPGGVDYIQG; translated from the coding sequence ATGGTCATCGATCTCCATGTGCACACCGCATTCTCGGACGGGACCCAGACTCCTTCCGAACTCATCTCAGAAGCCTCGATGGAGGGCATCGACGTCGTCGGACTCACCGACCACGACACCACCGCCGGTTGGACCCTTGCCGAAGATGCTGCCCGCGTCTACGGGCTCGGACTGGTGCGGGGAATGGAGATCTCCTGCCGCTACGAGGGCATCAGCGTGCACCTTCTGTCGTACCTGCACGACCCGTACGACACGGGTCTGGCCGAAGTCGTGCAGGAGACGAGGCGGGCCCGCCTCGACCGCACACACCTCATCATCGAACGATTGGCCGAAGACTATCCGATCGATATGGATGCGGTGCTCTCGGTCTCCGGCGAAGACGCCACGATCGGACGTCCGCATATCGCCGATGCGCTGGTGGCAGCCGGTGTCGTCGAAACTCGCACCGAAGCGTTCTCGTCGATTCTGTCCAGCCAGGGAAAATACCATGTGTCTCTGCCGACGATCGACCCGATCACTGCGATCGGACTCATTCGCGAAGCCGGGGGAGTCTCGGTCTTCGCTCACCCGCGCGCGGCCATGCGCGGCCGGGTGGTCCCTGATTCGGCGATCACCGATTTCATCGCCGCAGGCCTCGACGGACTCGAGGTCGACCACCGGGACAATCCTCCGCAGGAGCGCGAAGCGATGCGGCGGCTGGCGCATGAGCATGACCTCATCATCACCGGCTCGAGCGACTACCACGGCACGGGCAAACCCAATCGTCTCGGCGAGCACGTCACCTCCGACCATATGCTCGCAAAGCTGCTCGAACGCGCCGCGTCACGGCCTGGTGGGGTCGACTACATCCAAGGCTGA